From Brienomyrus brachyistius isolate T26 chromosome 21, BBRACH_0.4, whole genome shotgun sequence, the proteins below share one genomic window:
- the LOC125716413 gene encoding E3 ubiquitin-protein ligase RNF13-like → MLLSLGMLMLSATQIYTVFTVQLFAFLNMLPVEADISAYSFDNKTQTFDDLPARFGYRLPSEGLKGFLVGARPENACMPIEPPPMPRDNLTGAFIVLIRRFDCNFDIKVLNAQKAGYKAAIVHNVDSDDLISMGSNDLDLLKEIDIPSVFVGEDTANSLKEDYTFEKGGHVVLMPDFSLPLEYYLIPFLIIVGICLILIVVFMITKCVQDRHRARRSRLRKEQLKKLPVHKFKKGDAYDVCAICLEEYEEGEKLRVLPCSHAYHSKCVDPWLTKTKKRCPVCKQKVVPTQGDSDSESDEADSGHEEEVVSESTPLLHSRTAAGGPSFGAAASAPQSQPTPDQESSDNATENCDSEKEGEGEAVAVETVVVQLQKNHSENSAPHA, encoded by the exons ATGCTGCTGTCCCTGGGAATGCTGATGCTCTCCGCCACCCAGATCTACACGGTCTTCACCGTGCAGCTGTTTGCCTTCCTCAACATGCTGCCCGTGGAGGCTGACATTTCAGCA TACTCGTTTGACAATAAGACCCAGACGTTCGATGACCTGCCAGCGCGGTTTGGCTACAGGCTGCCCAGCGAGGGCTTGAAG GGTTTTCTGGTGGGGGCGCGGCCAGAGAACGCCTGCATGCCGATCGAGCCGCCCCCCATGCCGAGGGACAACCTGACTGGGGCCTTCATCGTGCTTATCCGACGCTTTGACTGCAACTTCGACATCAAg GTCCTGAATGCGCAGAAGGCCGGGTACAAGGCGGCCATTGTCCACAATGTGGACTCTGATGACTTAATCAGCATGGGATCCAATGACT TGGATCTTCTGAAGGAGATAGACATCCCCTCTGTGTTCGTCGGGGAAGACACGGCCAACTCCCTGAAGGAGGACTACACCTTTGAGAAAGG TGGCCACGTGGTGCTCATGCCAGATTTCAGCCTGCCGCTTGAGTACTACCTGATCCCCTTCCTCATCATCGTGGGCATCTGCCTCATCCTCATCGTCGTCTTCATG ATCACCAAGTGCGTGCAGGACAGGCACCGAGCCCGGAGGAGCCGGCTCCGCAAGGAGCAGCTGAAGAAGCTTCCGGTTCACAAGTTCAAGAAAG GGGACGCCTACGACGTCTGTGCCATCTGTCTGGAGGAGTATGAAGAGGGCGAAAAGCTGCGGGTCCTGCCATGTTCACACG CATACCACTCTAAGTGCGTGGACCCCTGGCTGACCAAGACTAAGAAGAGGTGCCCGGTGTGCAAGCAGAAGGTGGTGCCCACCCAGGGCGACTCCGACTCGGAGTCGGACGAGGCGGACAGCGGACATGAGGAGGAGGTGGTGTCAGAGAGCACGCCACTGCTACACTCCCGTACCGCGGCCGGGGGCCCCTCCTTCGGGGCTGCCGCCTCCGCCCCGCAGTCCCAGCCTACGCCAGACCAGGAGTCCTCCGACAACGCGACAGAGAACTGCGACAGTGAAAaggaaggggagggggaggcGGTTGCCGTGGAGACGGTGGTCGTGCAGCTGCAAAAGAACCACTCGGAAAACAGTGCTCCACAtgcttga